agaggatgaaaagagtaaaagCATGATAATAGTTATTATACTGTACTTATCCTTTAATTTAAATCAGCATTTGAATCCCAAAGGTGGACCAAGACTATCAGATCAGAAACCATAAGCAGACAACCAATTCAGTAGCTAGTTAGACATATAAGATATCCAAATATCGTACAAAGAAAAGAAACCATAAGCAGACAATGATACACTAGCTGCCTAGCTGCCGTCAATTTACATTGACACCAATATTtatattgcaaaaaaaaatttggttagGTGCCAAACTGCAGCTAGTGTACGGGTATGAACACACCACACGTACAGATGagaggatgaaaagagtaaaagCATGATAATAGTTACTATACTGTACTTATCCTTTAATTTAAATCAGCATTTGAATCCCCAAGGTGGACCAAGGCTATCAGATCAGAAACCATAAGCAGACAACCAATTCAGTAGCTAGTTGGACATATAAgatatccaaatatcatacacAACAATACtaataatgaataaataataataataataatggaaaaagaaaaagaaaaaggcttAGCAACTAAAGTGTGAATCCAAACCCTTTTTATCTTTCACCAAGCTTCTCAATAAAACCATTATTAACATGATATGTTTATTAATACAAGGGACTAAAGTTTATCACAGAAAAAGAAATACtaaaaactgaaacaaacaaTTCTGCAGAATAACTCAGCAGACGAACAATACCTGTCACTCAAAACCTTCTCTCTAAATGATATATTATGTCCCTTCTCATGGCTGTAGAAGCCTTGATTTCCACCTATAGAATGTTAGTAGTACCTTAGCATTCATCTAAAGGTTAAATTTTAATATGACGACATCATGAAGGTCAGAAAAGTTACCGTTGCTTATGGAACCACGCCTGCCATTGACTTTAATTGGTAACTTCCCAAAATCAATTGCAGCTTCTGCTTGATCAGCTGATTTGTCTTCAATTGGTGAGACAGACCTACCCGTCGAACTCATGGCTTTGGATCCAGAAAAATTTCCCTTCCTTTCCAGTTTTTCTAAATCTCTGTCAAATTTTGATGTAGTCATAGATCTAGCATTTACATAACTAGTATGAGAATCTCTTGTGCTTGATAAGGATGACTGTTCTTCAATTGCTCCATAGTTAGACTTAGAGCCATTTTGACCACTGACTGCTGCACTAACTAGTTGACCTTGAAATAGAGAAGTTAAATTCAAATCATGTTGCCCTTGCATAATTGAAAGGTTAGTAGCAACTTCTTGATCTGGAATATGATTCAAAGGAAGATTTGAAGAGTGCAACTGATTGATTCCCCAAAAGGCATCATGAGGCTCAGAAGATGATATATGATACTGATACTCCCTTTCGGCCTGAATAGATTGATGATGGCCCAGTTTTCTATGAAGTTCCATCATAAGTCTTTTTGAGCTCTCCTCCTCAGTTCCAATTGATGTCCAAATGTCAGAATTTGCAGCAACTTCTGAAACCTTACTCCACCGATGACTTTCAGGATGCAGTTGTTGCACCCCATCTTCAATGCTGCTAATTTCCAATTGCCTATCTTTCCGAGAGAGGTAATCCATTGTTTCCGGGCGAGAACCATAAAAATTATCAGAAATTTGCTTACCTGAGAAAGAACCTAGTCGACCAGCAGGCAGAAAATTGAGATGTTGCTCTGGTGAATCTGGATGAAGGGGATGACCATTTACAGAATCCATTATCCCAGCAGCAACATGGGGAAGAGATATTGATCTTTCATATTCGAGAGAACTTGGTTCGTAAAATCCTTGCTCAAGCCTCTCCTTTAATGCATGTTTCCACCTAAGATGGTTTACATGCTCTTCCATTGAGGAAAGTCTCGGCTGTTGCTGGTAAAAATTTGGAGCATTGAATCCTAAAGACTGGGGCTGATGAAGAAGATCTAGATTTCGAGGAAGCTGACTGGATTCATCAGCAGACCAAGACCCACTCAAATGTCTTTCTCCATCCATTCCTAACTGCTGTTTCAGTGCCCAAGATAATTGTGCCTGCAATGGTTCTTGTTGAACATGAAACTGATTGGAATGGAGTACATTTCCATGGTTTGCCTGTAATAGGTCTAAATAATCCTTTTTTGGATCTTGAGGAGCATTCAAACCACCAATCTTTGCTCGAATTATCTGCTCCACTGCAGGATCAAGGTGCCTTGAAGGATGAGAATTCTGTAGCAGTTCTGGCAGCTGCATACTGAGCTGAACCTGCTCGAATATGTTGTCCATGACTGTACCCACCTTTTGCTGTCTACAACCAAAATCAGACATCTGATGCCGTAGCAATTGTTCAACAACCAACTGCTCCTGCAACTTTACTTGATGGTTACGAAGTTGCTGCTGCAGTAACTGATGCTGCTTCTGAAACTCCAACTGCCGTTGCTGTTGTTGGAGATCCAACTGCCGTTGCTGCTGGATGAGCTCCAACTGTCTTTGCTGCTGTTGAAGCTCCAACTGCCGTTGCTGCTGTTGGAGCTCCAACTGTCGTTTTTGCTGTTGAAGCTCCAATCGTTGCTGCTGCTGAAGCTCCAACTGCCATTGCTGTTGTTGAAGTTCCAACCTttgttgctgctgctgctgttgAAGTTCTATCTGCTGCTGTTGTTGAAGTTCTATCTGCTGCTGCTGTTGCAGCTGCAAGTTGAAAAGGTGAGAAGGGTTCTCCTCGATGCCAAATCTATTATTTGATAGGGTATGAGGAGAATTATTATGTTGCTGCAGTTGTCCTTTTTGCAAATTCTGCAAAATTTGGTGCTGTAGGTTAAAATCACAAAAGTCTAGCTCCCTCTTAGATGATTGATGATCAATGTTTGCATTAGTGAGTGCCTTTTTGCAATAATCATCAGAACATGACTCCACAAAAGGCATTTGATCAACCAGTGCACTGATGGAGCTTTGATTGGGAAAAGCAATGTTACTTTCCAAGAAAGGGTCCATGAACTGACCATGACCACCTATGCTTGAAGAAATATTAGATGGATGAGTACACCTTGACTGAGAGTTGCCTGTCAGCTCAGACATCAATAGGCCGAATGGATGCAAATTCTCATCCTGGTGAGTGTGGATGCTCTTTCCAGAGCATTCAATATCAAAAGATGGGTGACTAGAAGGATCAGAAACTAAATTCTGAATCTCTGCAGAATGTCCTATGAAAAGGTCACCACAGTTACTTCCAGGCCTTCCAGGTGGGAAACCTTCTGCATCCAAAAAGCAAGtataaaacaacaaacaaaGCAATCAAACtcataatacaaaaaaaatacaacatGAACACGAGAACCAAGGTTAAAGGTTAAATAACTTGCCTTCATCCAGAGAAACAAAATTTTGGAGCTTTTGATCATCTGAGTACATAATCCCAGGCTGAAAAGTATCATTTGATGCCCTTAACTGACCATCAATTCCTGAGACAGCCTCAAATCTAGATGCAGCCAATTGATGATCTTCCATGACACCAGAAGCACTGTCATGGTTGATAGCAAAATCAGGAGTAGATAATTCCAAGCATCCTCCAACAGTATCAGATAACTTACTACCAGTAGAGACAGACCCAGCTTTAAGATACAGCATTATTTCACCAAGTTCATGAAATGGTGATCCATCAAGAGCATCTGAAAAGCGAACCGGTAAATCCGTTCCAAAATAACCTTGCTCAAACCAGGTTAAGATATCAATCCCCAAATATGGGCCCTGTATAACCCCTTGAGGATCAAGATAACAAAATGATAACTCGTCTGCTGGGATAGCACTTCCTAGTGGATGTGCCTTGTCAATGCTCTTTATAGCAAACTCATTACGGCTTTTACATTGATGTCTAGAAGTGAACTCAAATGGAAAACCTGGATCATCAAAAAGCTGACTACCAATTTGGAAAGCATGTGCCTTCTCAATATCTTCTAGCTTTGGGTGCTCAATTTGAACCAAATCTGGCACTCGCTGATTCTCAAAACCCTTCTGTTCTACAATATTGTTACTGAGGCCAATCTCCTGGAAGATTCTGGAGTCCTCTTTCTTCAAAATGGCAGGCACTAAGCAATCACTTAAGGGTGGATTTGTTGTTTTAAGTTGATGTTCACTATCTTTAGGTGCATCTACTTCTGGAATACATATAAAAACAGAATGGGGGGGAGAGAGGATTAATTTTATCATTCTAAAATCTAAAAATCTGCACTCCACCCATAGTTAAAAACTTCAAATGATCACTTCTTACTCTCAGCAGTGGATACATATGACATCTCAGCCCGGCTACCACAGAAAGAATCAGTAATAGCAACTTTCCCAAAAGATTCAACAATTTCATCAGTCTCTACTGAGGAACGCCAATTTCTTTCACTTGTTGCCTCATCAAGGCCTGAACAAGAACAAAATCTTTTAGAATACTAAAAATGTATAGTACAGATTTCAAACAAAGTAGAACCATGCTTACCTCCAATATCATCATTAGATGCCCCATCACTGCTGCCAAGTTGGTTCTGTAATCCTCCACAGCTCGTGATTTTTCCCAGCCACAGATCTCCAAGGGCAGCCTGCAATACAATACCAGATAAAGCTGTGGTAATAATAAGTTAAATGTATATCCCTTACTGTGACATGTTTGATATACCTCTTCCTCTGCATCAGGTGCAACAAAAGCCAATGGCTCAATACCAACATTTTGTGTTATATTAATTACATTCTCCACTGCATCAGGCATGGTATCAAAACTTGGAAGAGTTATTTGCCAACGGTAAATGTCAAGAAGTTTTCCCCTCGGATAGCTGTAAGACAAATTCTTATCCAAGAAGATAGACCCAATAGCAGGAGCAGAAGGCTGTCTGCCCATTTGTATGTTTCCTTTAATTGATCTTCCTCGCCCAGCAGAAAACCGGACATTTGATCCCTCAACACGTCCTCTTTCTGTACCAAATCCTGGTGCACCTCGATAAGCAGTTGTTCCACCAGCATGAACTTCCATACGATGGCGTGGCCTCCACTTATCCCGAGATTCATTCTCATGATCAGAAGTTGTACGGCTTCCTGTAGCAGAAGGTAGCTTGTCTATCTGAGGATCTTCCTTCTCAACATCTGCCCTCTTCTCAGTCCGAGAATCCTTCTCTTTATCTTCAGGACCCCATCTTGATGACCACTTGCTGTCTCTACGAGATTCATGTACACAATTACGAGTACCACTGTCATGCCAACGATCTGAAGAAGATGTTGATTTACTGTCAGTAATGTCCCTTGACAACATGGAATCAGCACGACGTTCTTCTTTCCTACGATCTCTTCTACCAAGTAAGCTTGTATCCCTCTCCTCTTCACGCCACCGATGACTGTTTTCTATATCGGGTGCAGTTTTCATCCTCCTGTCCTTGATATCCTGAGATCCATCCAGCCACCAACCCTCTTTCAAACTGTTGTCCAAGGACTTCCCATGGGAACTCAGTGGACACAtttcctgttttttttttcaaaagaataaaataaatacaaagaaTCAAAACTATAAACACTAAATCCTTGTAAATGGAACCAATTGAgctaaaagcttaagctgatagttaaggcccaagaCCACTCGTCTAAGAGGctttgataccatgtcatggaaccaattgaactaaaagtttaagctaGTAGTTAAGGCACAAGAATAGTtgttatattaatctctgacaatcCTAAATCTTGGTGACCGAAATACTTGTAACAAACTGAGTCAAATATAAGATAATCCATCAGGAAGTATATAGAATCAAAGATATGTTAAAACCAACTAGTTTTCATATCAAGTGACTAAGAACTATTTAAGTATAGGGGCTTCTAGTTGTTAAAAAATAATGGTACAGCAACTAAGAGAGAACAGTGTGCCAACAAACCTACCTAGTTCCATTAGGGATCTACAGAACCAAACTGCAAACAAACCTTACTAAAAATTCCTTCTCATGCATCATTTATCTTGAAATGTTGCACACAACCAGCATGTCATAAAGTTTACAACTGGCTCTAACTATATACATAGTTCCTATTGTATGGCAGAGACGGAGGGGGAACTGCTGAAAGAGAGGCCAAAACCATAGTGCTGCAAGATTAGACAAACAGCAAATATTACAATTGCAACATGAAGCATCCAAATATGTATGGTATCTAAGTGGGTGTTTGGTTCGAAGTTCGGAGTCAAAATCGGAATGTCACTGAATCAGAATcgaaataattatttatttcttGTAATTTGGTTTAATCCGGAATCggaatctaattaattttaaatgtgTTCGGTTATATGATTGGAATTATAATTATACAAAgcttaataaataataatctcGTAACAATATAATATCTAACGTGGGAGTTGCATAATCAGTTTTTATCACTTAAAACTTAGATTGAGTAAATGTCAAATTTTTTTCTAATGTGGGAGATTTTTTaggagttaaaaaaaattattccttGGGAATCAAAGTGATTAACATAGATTGAGGAGGGAATCACTCATTCCCCctttaattggaatcttattcccATTCCATATCTATTTTAACCAACCAAACATTAGGAATTAGAATATTTCATTCTCATTACGATTCCATGGTGTCTTTTTATCTAAACAAACACTCCCTAATCGTATGCAGTCAACAAAACATGTTGATGTGAAGAGATGAAGGTATTCAGAACAATGTCACATGTTCTCCGGTTCAATGGAAGTAGATGGCAGAAAAttacataacaaaaaaaaaatgatgttgATATACTTTCAATAAGGATTATGTTGCATAATATCCATGTGAATCTCATTTTAGGGAATTATCATAATCATGCATACAAATAATCTGGCTTCTCCGAACATACTTGAAATGCACAAAATGGCAGAGGCTATGCCACCTTATCTCCACCCAAATACATATAAATTGACTTGATAGTAAAATGTTTTAGATCTGAACCTAATTCAAGATGACAATTCTATTAAAGGTACCTAATTGTGATACAGAAAAGAAATATAAGATCAGTCAAGATATTTGTATAGGAGTTCAATGGCATACCACCGATGCTCCAACATATGGTATCTTAGCATCAACTGGTTTAGCATAAAGCCATTGTGGAGAAAGAGGTATGCCGCTGTCTGAAGTTACTTGATCTGCAAATGCCAGATACATTATATGAAAATCAAGAACCAACAAATAGGAATGGAACGTGCACATCAAAATTGACAAAGGATACAGTACTCTGAAAAACCAAGAAAGTTGAAGGAGCTAATAATATCAGGCATGAATTACTTTAAAGTCACAATGAGACTACCTTTCGAATCATCTAGTGAGCCCATTATTGCCTCGTCCACGACAGTCCCTCCACCCCAAACTTCATCTAGCAATTAAACAAAGGATAGAGGCGAATTCATGAAATAATTAGAAGcataaaattgaaagaaaacaaacagCGTTCAATAAAAGAGCAGATAAGGTTACCTAATAGAGGATGAAAATAGGAGTATCAAAACATGATAACTTCAAAACCCCAAAACTGAAGCGGAATTGAATCCAcattaacaataaaaaaacaaaaatctacGGATGTACAAATGTAAATGATATATACTGATTGAGATCAGCATAAATAGATCAGCAAGTTCAATTAGAGAAAGGAATGCAACATCAAAATAACGAATACACCAAAACTAAGTATTAAATCTATTTATACCATTGGTGTTGGAGGAGAGGAGATCATCAGGTAGGTGAAGGTTCCCGTCAGCCATTCGGGGCAGAGGCCAACAGCAGAAACAAGCAGAATGGATATTGGATTTGGGCTTGGATTGGATTGGaattgaggaagagatcgcAGAGAAATAATGATGCAGATGAGATTGATAGAGTTTGGAATCGCCAGAGAGCTGCAGAAGACACCAAAGATTTCGGAATTGAAGAAAAGActcgagagagagagagagagagagagagagagaggtgagGCTTGGCCgcttgaggtgaaatgatcagAACATGAACACCCAAGGAGACTGAgttctttttattgttatgttctttcttttttttatgaaagaatATTGTTACCTATTCTAAGGAAGAAAATTTGTTGTACCAATTTTCCTATCTTTACATTTTTGTCCTGATCATAATtattttactttcttttattaatttaaaataaccatcaacatatttttttttatagcttGTCCGATTTTTCAATCCGAGACTCATAAGCACCGTTTAACTGGATTTTCTAGCAATTAAAATTTTCTTGGAATCTAGTTTAAGCGATTTGAGACTCTTAACTACTCAAATCAATCTTAATTGGTATAAATATCCGCATGTTAAGAATCGAATAAAAGAAATgtaaagaaataagaaaatgagCACACTAAATTTTCTTCCATGTTTTCATAATTGTTAgaggaaataaaaataaataaacaaaatttgtaatgttttatttatttttatattaaaaaatttagtttCCAAATATTGAGTGAATTtgtataagaaaaaaaatgtttactAGTGAACATCactaaataaatagataaaataattaaaaataaaagttaaactcccttttttaaaagaaaaatattcttAAGAAACAAACACAAACACTTTAGGAAGCAAACAACAATAAGCATAAAAACGAGGAGATGGAGCATAACATTCTCCCGAAATAGAATCGAAAACTGTCAATTGTGTTAACTTATGAGCATTCCTCAgacaatgaaaatgaaaataaatttctAAACGTTCACCGGTGAACCTTTTCCAATATAGACAAATTAAGACCATGATCATTGATTAAAAGGACAGGATAGAACAGTCCGATAAAATTTGAAGATGTGAGCCCAAAGAATCGCTTTCGCAATAGTGGGAGATAATGACCCCTAAATTGTAAGTAATGTTTAAACCCTCATTATTGAGTAAAATGATAGCCATATGATAAGTTAGAGCCACGAAAAGCAGCATCCATAAATAGAGAAACAACAAGCAAATGAGAATTTTGCAGAAAAGGCAGGTTGACACTAAGAAAGGAACGACATCGAGCTATAAATCACTTGCTCGACAAGAGAATTCCTTGCATTCCACAAAGAAATATTGATTTTGTCACACTTTGCAACCTTGAACCATTCATGCACATCTCGTCAAGTGTTTGCTTtcaataaaaatgaaatgaGAGCAGGATTCAACAggaaaattatattgaactcgAGAATATGGAACCAAAACCGCCTTTCACATGTCTATGAAAGGTGAAATCTTGAAGGTCCACAATGGATAACATAAATGAAGTTGAATCTTAAAGATGGTTTTTTAAGTTAATGAGGTCAATTCATATGTCTAGAGAATCTATTTGATCGGATAACATTCTTGGCAAGTTGTTCTAATGTATAGAAGATTGTCATCTCCAAACAGAAGGTGGGTAATTTCTGACCCATTCTATAACAATATCTATTGCACAAATTCGACACAACTCCAAGTTGGTGAAAAGCCCAAATAATTAAGCATTCTCTAGAGAAAGCGCCATTCTAATTGTGAGCCATGCCAAAAACTCGAGCTGGGTTTCCCCTTTAAGGGGAACCAATGAAGCTTTCATTTGTAGGTTTAAAATCCAGTTTTCACCAATTGTGCATGATTCGATTTTGGTAGAACTAACATTCGCTTCCAAAGAATAATGAGAGTCAACACCCAgtgttttcactatttaccATGAATAATCGGTATAATAGATATCATAATAGGACTACCATATCTTTCAAAGTACGAGTTTGTGGACGTTTTATCTACTTTATCTTAATTTAGTATGTCTTAAATATCGTTTAATTAGTTTATTTCATGAATTCTATTTTTCACTTTCACCCCTAAATAATTACTATAATACTGATGTGACAAATAGATGAATTATTAACAATTTAGAAGTTGGGTCTCGAATTTATTCAAGCATTTATGTGATGTAAACACCGCGACAGAATAATGTAATGATAAATGAATTCAATGGATATCATTAATGAACAAATGCAAATGGATAATGAATGAAAATATATTCACAAATGGGATTAAATATCAAGATAACGATAAAGATAATATAAATCTTATCacataagaaacaaaataaaatcatatttaCTTATTcaaattaccaaaaaaaaaggtatatatgtatatatttacaCAATATAATGAAAAGGAGAAtgctatttttatttaaaaaatcatTAGAGAGCAAAGTATTTGTGAGAATTTCCTAAATATATTCAAGGAATGTTCTAGAACTTTGAACATACGTTATTACGTTCCGGAAGGTTATGGGAATAAAAATAGAATTTCTATCAATAACATACTATtttctataataaaaaaaactttaaaacccaattttgatgaagttttgattatgacaaaaattacaattaaggaatAGATCTCTCAAGTAATTAAAATTTAGAATTAAAAATTGTACTAACGATTTCatataaggattaaaaattgtacaAGGTGTATTAGGCTCCTTCTAAGAAAAAAGGCCTTTAGCGAACAAATTAAAAGCTCAGTTAGAAGCAAGCCCAAATCCAGAACCAGAAGCAAGTCTAGTCTAAAGTCAGAAGAAGACAACATCATCGTCTTCTTCAACAACTTGCCCTTTTTGGATAAAACGCAGAAGGCATAAATCTCTACCATTAACCCATCTATCTCTGCAATCACCAAAATGGAAATGCTACAGTTAGTTTACGCTTGTAAGATCAAAAACCAGAAGAAGATCACTGGATGAAGCTTCTCAACGGTTAACGGTCTTTTGAAGGTAGAAATGGCTAGTTTCCTTTTTTGGCAAAACAGACAGAGCAACCAGCAGCTCCAGAGAAGAACAAAGGATGTTGCT
The window above is part of the Euphorbia lathyris chromosome 3, ddEupLath1.1, whole genome shotgun sequence genome. Proteins encoded here:
- the LOC136224376 gene encoding uncharacterized protein isoform X6, with product MCPLSSHGKSLDNSLKEGWWLDGSQDIKDRRMKTAPDIENSHRWREEERDTSLLGRRDRRKEERRADSMLSRDITDSKSTSSSDRWHDSGTRNCVHESRRDSKWSSRWGPEDKEKDSRTEKRADVEKEDPQIDKLPSATGSRTTSDHENESRDKWRPRHRMEVHAGGTTAYRGAPGFGTERGRVEGSNVRFSAGRGRSIKGNIQMGRQPSAPAIGSIFLDKNLSYSYPRGKLLDIYRWQITLPSFDTMPDAVENVINITQNVGIEPLAFVAPDAEEEAALGDLWLGKITSCGGLQNQLGSSDGASNDDIGGLDEATSERNWRSSVETDEIVESFGKVAITDSFCGSRAEMSYVSTAEKVDAPKDSEHQLKTTNPPLSDCLVPAILKKEDSRIFQEIGLSNNIVEQKGFENQRVPDLVQIEHPKLEDIEKAHAFQIGSQLFDDPGFPFEFTSRHQCKSRNEFAIKSIDKAHPLGSAIPADELSFCYLDPQGVIQGPYLGIDILTWFEQGYFGTDLPVRFSDALDGSPFHELGEIMLYLKAGSVSTGSKLSDTVGGCLELSTPDFAINHDSASGVMEDHQLAASRFEAVSGIDGQLRASNDTFQPGIMYSDDQKLQNFVSLDEEGFPPGRPGSNCGDLFIGHSAEIQNLVSDPSSHPSFDIECSGKSIHTHQDENLHPFGLLMSELTGNSQSRCTHPSNISSSIGGHGQFMDPFLESNIAFPNQSSISALVDQMPFVESCSDDYCKKALTNANIDHQSSKRELDFCDFNLQHQILQNLQKGQLQQHNNSPHTLSNNRFGIEENPSHLFNLQLQQQQQIELQQQQQIELQQQQQQQRLELQQQQWQLELQQQQRLELQQQKRQLELQQQQRQLELQQQQRQLELIQQQRQLDLQQQQRQLEFQKQHQLLQQQLRNHQVKLQEQLVVEQLLRHQMSDFGCRQQKVGTVMDNIFEQVQLSMQLPELLQNSHPSRHLDPAVEQIIRAKIGGLNAPQDPKKDYLDLLQANHGNVLHSNQFHVQQEPLQAQLSWALKQQLGMDGERHLSGSWSADESSQLPRNLDLLHQPQSLGFNAPNFYQQQPRLSSMEEHVNHLRWKHALKERLEQGFYEPSSLEYERSISLPHVAAGIMDSVNGHPLHPDSPEQHLNFLPAGRLGSFSGKQISDNFYGSRPETMDYLSRKDRQLEISSIEDGVQQLHPESHRWSKVSEVAANSDIWTSIGTEEESSKRLMMELHRKLGHHQSIQAEREYQYHISSSEPHDAFWGINQLHSSNLPLNHIPDQEVATNLSIMQGQHDLNLTSLFQGQLVSAAVSGQNGSKSNYGAIEEQSSLSSTRDSHTSYVNARSMTTSKFDRDLEKLERKGNFSGSKAMSSTGRSVSPIEDKSADQAEAAIDFGKLPIKVNGRRGSISNGGNQGFYSHEKGHNISFREKVLSDSTPSILTKGIDNTCYKRPPSTPALASHDGLSELAVVDQKSLMSRPPNVSEKRHESEGNVEANSMRKTKASAKKEMRFRRSSSYGDATVSETSFIDVLKKPVYSEADAAAISESFDGGSQAGRSGKKKGKKGRQIDPALLGFKVSSNRIMMGEIYRLQD
- the LOC136224376 gene encoding uncharacterized protein isoform X2; its protein translation is MADGNLHLPDDLLSSNTNDEVWGGGTVVDEAIMGSLDDSKDQVTSDSGIPLSPQWLYAKPVDAKIPYVGASVEMCPLSSHGKSLDNSLKEGWWLDGSQDIKDRRMKTAPDIENSHRWREEERDTSLLGRRDRRKEERRADSMLSRDITDSKSTSSSDRWHDSGTRNCVHESRRDSKWSSRWGPEDKEKDSRTEKRADVEKEDPQIDKLPSATGSRTTSDHENESRDKWRPRHRMEVHAGGTTAYRGAPGFGTERGRVEGSNVRFSAGRGRSIKGNIQMGRQPSAPAIGSIFLDKNLSYSYPRGKLLDIYRWQITLPSFDTMPDAVENVINITQNVGIEPLAFVAPDAEEEAALGDLWLGKITSCGGLQNQLGSSDGASNDDIGGLDEATSERNWRSSVETDEIVESFGKVAITDSFCGSRAEMSYVSTAEKVDAPKDSEHQLKTTNPPLSDCLVPAILKKEDSRIFQEIGLSNNIVEQKGFENQRVPDLVQIEHPKLEDIEKAHAFQIGSQLFDDPGFPFEFTSRHQCKSRNEFAIKSIDKAHPLGSAIPADELSFCYLDPQGVIQGPYLGIDILTWFEQGYFGTDLPVRFSDALDGSPFHELGEIMLYLKAGSVSTGSKLSDTVGGCLELSTPDFAINHDSASGVMEDHQLAASRFEAVSGIDGQLRASNDTFQPGIMYSDDQKLQNFVSLDEGFPPGRPGSNCGDLFIGHSAEIQNLVSDPSSHPSFDIECSGKSIHTHQDENLHPFGLLMSELTGNSQSRCTHPSNISSSIGGHGQFMDPFLESNIAFPNQSSISALVDQMPFVESCSDDYCKKALTNANIDHQSSKRELDFCDFNLQHQILQNLQKGQLQQHNNSPHTLSNNRFGIEENPSHLFNLQLQQQQQIELQQQQQIELQQQQQQQRLELQQQQWQLELQQQQRLELQQQKRQLELQQQQRQLELQQQQRQLELIQQQRQLDLQQQQRQLEFQKQHQLLQQQLRNHQVKLQEQLVVEQLLRHQMSDFGCRQQKVGTVMDNIFEQVQLSMQLPELLQNSHPSRHLDPAVEQIIRAKIGGLNAPQDPKKDYLDLLQANHGNVLHSNQFHVQQEPLQAQLSWALKQQLGMDGERHLSGSWSADESSQLPRNLDLLHQPQSLGFNAPNFYQQQPRLSSMEEHVNHLRWKHALKERLEQGFYEPSSLEYERSISLPHVAAGIMDSVNGHPLHPDSPEQHLNFLPAGRLGSFSGKQISDNFYGSRPETMDYLSRKDRQLEISSIEDGVQQLHPESHRWSKVSEVAANSDIWTSIGTEEESSKRLMMELHRKLGHHQSIQAEREYQYHISSSEPHDAFWGINQLHSSNLPLNHIPDQEVATNLSIMQGQHDLNLTSLFQGQLVSAAVSGQNGSKSNYGAIEEQSSLSSTRDSHTSYVNARSMTTSKFDRDLEKLERKGNFSGSKAMSSTGRSVSPIEDKSADQAEAAIDFGKLPIKVNGRRGSISNGGNQGFYSHEKGHNISFREKVLSDSTPSILTKGIDNTCYKRPPSTPALASHDGLSELAVVDQKSLMSRPPNVSEKRHESEGNVEANSMRKTKASAKKEMRFRRSSSYGDATVSETSFIDVLKKPVYSEADAAAISESFDGGSQAGRSGKKKGKKGRQIDPALLGFKVSSNRIMMGEIYRLQD